In Diabrotica undecimpunctata isolate CICGRU chromosome 9, icDiaUnde3, whole genome shotgun sequence, the DNA window CAATTCAAAATATGTCTTCTTCCAGTGTAAAGTTTGCCCGCGATATCTGATCCTATCAAAAGTTCAATTGGAGTAGAATCATATGAGTCAgatatttcaatatttaatttacGAAGCTCTTCCGTCCAGGGCCCATCGAATATGGAAGATACACTATTGCAAATAACAGCTTGATCCAGTGCTTCAAAGGTACAACTATAAGTATCGTGATTTAATTCCACGTCATAGCAATCATGATTTTGCATCAAATTACTTCCTCCGAATAACCCATGAACGAGACTAATTTTTCCTTTTGACTGATATCCCAAAAATTTAGCTGTCGCCTTCAAAATATATGATTTCtgcgatccagtatcaatcaatGCTCGCACATGTCTCGATTTACCTAAATGAGTCATTTTTACGCGCAGCGTCTGCAAAAAAACCTGTGTGTTCGTATTAGAACTATTCGCAAGTGCCTGATCGACTTTCGCTACCGTATCATCTTGTTGTTTTTGCTCCAAATTATTTGCCTTTGTTCTATTAAATGAAAGTGTCGGACACATTAGAGAAACATGTGATCTACTACAAACTAAGCAACTTAAATGACCTCGACATTTTCGAGCTTGATGGCCAATTTTTAAGCATCGAAAGCATGCACCCTTTTGTgccaaaatatttcttttttgctcGTAGGTCAACTTCTGAGTTTTAAAGCAGCCAGTACTGTCGTGCGAATTTTGGCAAAAAAGGCACTTCGTTGTCACTTCTGAATTTATTAGACCCATTGCCGTAGAAAAGTTTTCTTGTGGTATCCGCAATTTCTGACTAGGCCGTTTAACATCTCTATTTGCTGCACTAGGTAGATCAAAGCCTTCCACCGCTAAAGAAATGTGCTGTTCATTATCGACTTCCTTTTTCAAAAAGTGCATGAGATTGTTAAGTCGATTTTCTATAGTAGAAACGCCCACCGCATTTATAAAAGCTTGTGATCCAGCGACCTCGGGTCCCTCGGGAATACGTTGCCAAACTCTCAATAGTTCCGATGGTAAACACGATTCTACTAACGGAAACAGCATCGCCGCGTAATTATCTGATTTTATCCCAAGTGTCTCTAACGCCCGTAATTGAGTTTCGAGATTGTCGTACAACAAAGATAGATCCCTTTTATTGCCAGACGAGGTGTTATTAATTACTAATTTTAGCAACTCCCGCACGTATACCTCTATTTGCAAATCATCCCGCCCGAATCGCGAAAGAAGACAGTCTACCATTTTACCATAATTGTTCCCTGTGGCTGGAAAACTATCAACTAACTGTCTTGCCCGACTACCCATTAACGTACATTGGACCAGATATTCCACTTTATCATTTAAATCTATATCCGGATCATTATGTATCTTTTGAAACTGGGACCAGAAGGGCAACCAGTTTCTGATATTTCCATCAAATTTCTTAAGTTCTAGAGTAGGTAATTTAAATTTACGCCTACCTGATCTGCTGCCTACACTACTTTCCGAGGCCATGGAGTCTACCTCTTCATCTGGCTCGTCCGCGGCTTCTGTAGAAAATCCTCAGCCTGTGTGTTCAGGTCGGTAAATTTCCTTAGATAAACTTCGCTACCATCTATCTCTGCCAACAAGTCTGCTTCACTTTCATCACTTTCCAACAGACACTGGTATATATCGCTGTCAACTTTCCTTAGATCCTCatatttttgtttcaaaatttctAAGGTCACCACGATTAAACGTACCTTTCCTTCCGGCGCCGACAACAGCTCTTCCAACTCTTTCGCCGATTTAGTAAAGGTGGTACGAAGTACTTTACGGTGCTTTTTGTTTTGATCCATGATTCACAATGCACACTTGAACAAACTACACACGTTTATCGGAACAACAACAAATTAAACGTGCGGTCAAGTGTGTCCGGTTAGATCACTACACTTTCGGCACACCCGGTATACTCAAAAACGATTATTCCCGTAAACTGCCCGTCCTGTCACGGTCGCCAAATGTTGGTTGTATCAATGTAAATCTACCCATTCTACATCAATATCGTTCGATGGAATAAAAGTCCAAAATTATCAACAATAACTTCTATTCAAAAATTACAGgcagttttaaaatgaaataattctaaAGAATATATCGGTGGTAAGTTCACAAAGGTACTGATTTTACaatcttttaaattaatataaacatgCCACCGCTTCtccgaaataaaaatataatcaaagcgggaagtcgttaaatttaattacacattCTCGACGTgagatataaacataaaaaccACGTCGCCCTAATATTTAGAATAAACATCTTTTGAGTGCGTCTTATGCTTAATAAGCAATAATACTCGACTTAAgccataaataataaaataatctacTGAGTGTCTCTGACAGACGTGTTAAAATGTCTCAAAGGAAAATTTTGTTTGCTCATGTATTTCAATAAGGACACCAAACAAAACATGATATCTaataattatcattttttaactatattaattacaatttatttaaaaaacgacATTAAACTAAAAGCGTCAccgttgatataaaaaaaaatacataaaaat includes these proteins:
- the LOC140450914 gene encoding uncharacterized protein yields the protein MASESSVGSRSGRRKFKLPTLELKKFDGNIRNWLPFWSQFQKIHNDPDIDLNDKVEYLVQCTLMGSRARQLVDSFPATGNNYGKMVDCLLSRFGRDDLQIEVYVRELLKLVINNTSSGNKRDLSLLYDNLETQLRALETLGIKSDNYAAMLFPLVESCLPSELLRVWQRIPEGPEVAGSQAFINAVGVSTIENRLNNLMHFLKKEVDNEQHISLAVEGFDLPSAANRDVKRPSQKLRIPQENFSTAMGLINSEVTTKCLFCQNSHDSTGCFKTQKLTYEQKRNILAQKGACFRCLKIGHQARKCRGHLSCLVCSRSHVSLMCPTLSFNRTKANNLEQKQQDDTVAKVDQALANSSNTNTQVFLQTLRVKMTHLGKSRHVRALIDTGSQKSYILKATAKFLGYQSKGKISLVHGLFGGSNLMQNHDCYDVELNHDTYSCTFEALDQAVICNSVSSIFDGPWTEELRKLNIEISDSYDSTPIELLIGSDIAGKLYTGRRHILNCNLVAIETLLGWTLMGKIPVETHSNLSMISHSLFVNNAPITNLWELDVLGINDPMERKTRDETALAAKKLFLETISVDTDGRYEVRLPWLEGHPALSSNYHLAKSRLDNTVKKITKDGYFEAYDQVFQEWLNDNIIEEVVEEQRNQEAHYLPHRPVIKPSSITTKIRPVFDASARKKDSPSLNQCLEKEVNLIELIPAILLRFRQQKFGVTSDISKAFL